One segment of Acidovorax sp. DW039 DNA contains the following:
- the purT gene encoding formate-dependent phosphoribosylglycinamide formyltransferase, translating to MTTLGTPLSPHATKVMLLGSGELGKEVLIALQRLGVETIAVDRYDNAPGQQVAHHARTITMSDPAQLKALIEAERPHLVVPEIEAIATPMLEELEAAGVVRVIPTARAARLTMDREGIRVLAAETLGLPTSPYKFCNSLEELQAAIDAGNGKGVGYPCIVKPVMSSSGKGQSKIDGPEDVKKAWDYAMAGGRVSHGRVIVEGFIDFDYEITQLTVRSVGADGQIVTSFCDPIGHVQVSGDYVESWQPHPMHPAALEKSRQIAKAVTDNLGGQGLFGVELFVKGEQVWFSEVSPRPHDTGLVTLCTQHQSEFELHARAILGLPVDTSLRNPGASAVIYGGLEAQGIVFDGVDEALRVPGTDLRLFGKPESFAKRRMGVALARAAEVETARSNAKLAAGKVKPRKA from the coding sequence ATGACCACGCTCGGAACCCCTCTGTCTCCCCACGCCACCAAAGTCATGCTCCTGGGCTCGGGAGAGCTGGGCAAGGAGGTTTTGATCGCACTGCAGCGCCTGGGCGTGGAGACCATTGCCGTAGACCGCTACGACAACGCCCCCGGCCAGCAGGTGGCCCACCACGCGCGCACCATCACCATGAGCGACCCAGCCCAGCTCAAGGCGCTGATCGAAGCCGAGCGCCCCCATCTGGTGGTGCCCGAGATTGAAGCCATTGCCACCCCCATGCTGGAAGAGCTGGAGGCTGCGGGCGTGGTGCGCGTCATCCCCACCGCCCGTGCCGCCCGCCTGACCATGGACCGCGAAGGCATCCGCGTGCTGGCCGCCGAAACGCTGGGCCTGCCCACCAGCCCCTACAAGTTCTGCAATTCGCTCGAAGAGCTGCAGGCGGCGATTGATGCCGGGAATGGGAAAGGGGTGGGCTACCCCTGCATCGTCAAGCCCGTGATGAGCAGCTCGGGCAAGGGCCAGAGCAAGATCGACGGCCCGGAGGATGTGAAGAAGGCCTGGGACTACGCCATGGCCGGTGGCCGCGTGAGCCACGGCCGCGTCATCGTGGAAGGCTTCATCGACTTTGATTACGAGATCACCCAGCTCACCGTGCGCTCGGTCGGTGCCGATGGTCAGATCGTCACCAGCTTTTGCGACCCCATCGGCCACGTGCAGGTGAGTGGCGACTATGTGGAAAGCTGGCAGCCGCACCCCATGCACCCCGCCGCGCTGGAAAAATCGCGCCAGATCGCCAAGGCCGTGACCGACAACCTCGGCGGCCAGGGGCTCTTTGGCGTGGAGTTGTTTGTGAAGGGCGAGCAGGTCTGGTTCAGCGAAGTCAGCCCCCGCCCGCACGACACAGGCCTGGTCACGCTGTGCACCCAGCACCAGAGCGAGTTCGAGCTGCACGCCCGCGCCATCCTGGGCCTGCCCGTGGACACCAGCCTGCGCAACCCCGGCGCCAGCGCCGTGATCTATGGCGGCCTGGAAGCCCAGGGCATTGTGTTTGACGGCGTGGATGAAGCCTTGCGCGTGCCCGGCACCGACCTGCGCCTGTTTGGCAAACCCGAAAGCTTTGCCAAGCGCCGCATGGGCGTGGCCCTGGCGCGGGCCGCCGAGGTGGAGACAGCGCGCAGCAACGCCAAGCTGGCCGCTGGC
- a CDS encoding ABC transporter permease — MAHRSPATPSVWRPPQISRRWWPVFLRNLLVWRKLAIPSLVGNIAEPLMWLVAFGYGMGALVGQVSVGAAGGDAKVPYILFLASGSICMSAMNAASFEALYSAFSRMHVQKTWDGIMNAPVTLDDVVLAEMLWAAFKALFTVTAILGVMLALGISHSPKLLVAWPVLLGVGIMFSSIALIFNALAKGYDFFTYYFTLVLTPMMFLSGVFFPREQLPPVVRAISDWLPLTNAVELVRPLFMDQWPAHPLRHGLVLVVTTGVAFWVALALTRRRFKG; from the coding sequence ATGGCACACCGATCGCCTGCCACGCCCTCCGTATGGCGTCCGCCCCAGATCAGCCGTCGCTGGTGGCCTGTGTTTCTGCGCAACCTGCTGGTGTGGCGCAAGCTGGCCATTCCCAGCCTGGTGGGCAATATTGCAGAGCCGCTGATGTGGCTGGTGGCCTTTGGCTACGGCATGGGTGCGCTGGTGGGGCAGGTGAGCGTGGGCGCAGCAGGCGGAGATGCCAAGGTGCCCTACATCCTGTTTCTGGCCAGCGGCTCCATCTGCATGAGCGCGATGAACGCGGCCAGCTTTGAGGCGCTGTACTCGGCCTTCTCGCGCATGCATGTGCAAAAGACGTGGGACGGCATCATGAATGCACCTGTGACGCTGGACGATGTGGTGCTGGCCGAAATGCTGTGGGCCGCGTTCAAGGCGCTGTTCACCGTCACGGCCATCCTGGGGGTGATGCTGGCCCTGGGCATCAGCCACAGCCCCAAGCTGCTGGTGGCCTGGCCGGTGCTGCTGGGCGTAGGGATCATGTTTTCCAGCATTGCGCTCATCTTCAATGCGCTGGCCAAGGGGTATGACTTTTTCACGTACTACTTCACGCTGGTGCTCACGCCCATGATGTTTTTGTCGGGGGTGTTCTTCCCACGCGAGCAATTGCCGCCGGTGGTTCGCGCTATCTCCGACTGGTTGCCATTGACCAACGCGGTGGAGCTGGTGCGCCCGCTGTTCATGGACCAGTGGCCCGCGCACCCGCTGCGGCATGGGCTGGTGCTGGTGGTGACCACGGGCGTGGCGTTCTGGGTGGCCCTGGCGCTGACGCGCAGGCGCTTCAAGGGCTGA